TGAAAACAGTCAAATTAATTACTTTACAATAAAAAATTATGATGCAATTAAAAATGGTGGTAAGGGTTTAGTTGATAAAGGTACTATATCCAATACTGGTGAAGTTAAATTTTTTAGGTAATTAAAACAATAAATCTGGATTTTTAATCCAGATTTATTGTTTTAAACTTTCTAATAAGGACTAGCTCCATATCTGTTATTATCATTGACAACTTGACCAGTAGGGTTTCCATTTGTATTCACATATGATATTCTAGGTGGGCAATTATATCCTTCAATTCTTGCACTTGCACTATTACCAGCTACTGACATTTTAAACATATGTACGCAACAAAGCCTAATGAAATATCTCCACATCCTATCATTTTCATTACTTCGATATTCACATGCTCTCTCATCTTTCGAGGATATTTCTCTTTATTCAATTTCCAAAACTCTGGATAATTATCTTCGAATATTCGTTTTATAGTAATCTTATTTTTTTCATGATTTAATCATCTCATATTTATCTAATTTTTTTATCTATTTTTCGACTAGAATGTTATCCACAGCGGTTTCCGCAAGCTGTTTCCTATATAATGAAAAATAAAGCTAAAACAAATTTTTCATTATATCCCAGCAAATAATCCCTTATCTATGAACTAGCATTACTTTTTTAAGTTCATATGCTTATAATATACTATCTTATTTTTATAATTTTGGATTCAATTTGTTTTCTTGTTAAATTGTAACCATTTGAAGGTAACCATAATTCATAGTAACTCTTATCTTTTTCATATGAGAATATTACACTATTCGTAACTATATTTTTCTCTTTTAAAATTTTTAGCACATCTTTCGCGTCCGAAATCTGGTCTACACCATTAATCAGGTCTATATTTATTTGTATGTATGAAGCATTATTTTTAAACGGTATTGCACCGCTTCCCGTTACACTTTTTATGTGTTTCTGAATAGCTCTACCCTTAAATGCACTTTTAATCTTGGAGTTATATTGCATTACACTTTTGTATTGAATATAATCTTCGGAGATGTTTTCCTTATCTTTAGAAATAACAAAATATGTTCCATCATTTAAGCAAGTCACATCTGAATAATAGTTACCGTATAAAATATTATTTTTTGTAAGACCTACTTTGAATGACAGTTTAGGATATTTTGTATCCAGATATTTTGTAAACTCACTTCTTATACTCAAAGAATAAATAAAGGCGGCTATTATAACAACGAGTATTATTCCCCCTATTTTAATTAATGCAACTTTCTTTTTAACCATAAAGTCACTTCCTATTTATTTTTTACTGTTATGTCCTTGTTTAATTATACAGTATATAATTTACTAGGTGGTAAATATCAATCTCTAAAAATTATAATGCCTAAAACAGAAAAATATAGAGTGATTGATGAAAGAAATTATGTTAAATATTCCAGACTTCCATTTTATGTTCTTGGATTTTATTATATATTATTAGGTATTGTATTGCTATTCATAAATTGTTGGCCTACTATGGTTATTTGTTTTGGACCAATAATCATAGTAATACCTATGTCAATTATTTCACAAAAAAGACGAAAATGCATTGAACGAATAAATGATTAAGAAATAAAATGTAATAATAAACAAACTAAAATATTATTCCATTTTTGATATCTTTGCTAATATTTCAGCAGATGCAGTTATTTCCTCTAAAGTTGCGGTTATCTCTTGCGTTGCGGCTGCTTGGGAGTCAGCAATTAAACTTGAACTATTAATTACATCTGTAATCTTTATTATGGATTTTTGTATTTCAAGTAGAGTTTTAAATACCTTTTTTGCTGATTCACTACTTAACTGAGACAACTTCTTTATTTCACTTGCAACTACACCAAAGCCTCTACCTGCATCACCTGCTCTTGCAGCTTCAATGGCAGCATTTAATGCTAATAAATTCGATTGTGAGGCAATATTTCAATTGCAGATAAAATAGAACCAGTATCCTTAATTTTCTGTCCAGCATCAGATGCAGTACTCTAGGATTTGCCGTAAATAGTGGTAGACTGGCAGGTAACAATGCTGTTGAATATATTAAAACAAACCTTGTAGAGGAATAGACAATAGCCCCAAAATGAATGTAACACAATTGTGTTACATTCAAAATTAGTAAAAGTACTTCTCAAATATTTTGATAATAAAACAAGATACTACTAGCTGCATTTAAAACTAATAACAAACAACTGGAGTGCCTACCTCTATATTATTAAATATTGTTTTTGCTACCTCATATGGTGAATTTACACAACCATGGGATCCACCTGTCTTATACAACGCTCCCCCAAAATTACTTCGCCAACTTGCATCATGAATACCTATTCCTTTGTTAAAAGGCATCCAAAACTTCACAGGAGAAGCGTAGTTTTCACCTACAAGAGTTGCATTTGTTTCTTTATAATCGATCTTATAAATCCCACTTGGTGTTCTAGTCTTATCAGATCCAGCATTACCTGTGACAACATCCCCTTGTGTTATTAGTTTTCCGTTTTTATAAAACCATAAGTGTTGCCCTGTAAGATCTATTTCTACATAGGTATTTCCAATATCATCATTACCCCGAGCTAATGCGGTTTGATAATATGCTGGTTCTCTTTCTATAGACTTCCCTTGCTTTATCATTGAAATTAAATCTTTAGTTTCTTTAACCTTATTAATTGACCAGCCATAACTACCACCACCAATGTTAATTTTCTTCCCTGATGATGAAACAAAATTTCTCGTCTTAGCAACTGTATTATATTTACTAGCAAGTACGTCCATATAGCTTTCAACGTACTTTTCATTAAATGTTATTTCATTATTCTCATCAACTGTAAACCACTTATTTATTGTAGTCCCATCTAAAATCTCCTTATCTTTCCCAAAAGTATATGTAATCTTTGAAGATACATATTTGTTAAGCATGTCCCTTGTAGCAACTACCTTCAGAGATTTCGAAGTATATTCTGGCTTAACATAGTAATTAATTGACTCTAAATCTATTATTGCTTTGCCCGTGCTCACTGCATCTATGGCATAATTATATAAGATGTCTTTATCTCCCTTGTTTCCAATAATTTCAGCGACAATTACATAACCATTCTCTGTATATTTATAGCTAGCATTTTTAGGTTCAACTACTTTACTACTATCAAAACAAGAGAGCCTGCCCAATTTTTCTTTTAATAAATCTTCATCATATTTAACTTTTGCTATCATTTTAGAATCTTTCGTATTAAAAACTGCCAAGATCCATTTATAAGGATTCTGTTTATCTTTAAACACTTTAAAATCAGCATTCGCATCATACTTTAAGCCAATCTCTGCTCCTCTAATCTGTTCATTTTTACCACCACGTTCTTTTATGTTTAGCTTATATGTTTGAATCTCAGATGCCATTTGTTTATTTACATCCTCTACACTTTTACCCGAAACATTAATGCTATTTATTACAGAACCAAAATAAAAATGATTCATGAAATATATTGCCATCCCAAAGTATATAATAAGCAAAATAAGTATAGAAATTATAATGCCCAAAACAATTTTCTTACGCTTTCTTATTGGTTTTATTGCTGACTCTTGTACTTCAGTTTCCATAACTGCACCTCTCTTCTGCATTTTGCCTTAAGTTCTGCTCTATTTTCACCTGTCATTTTTGTTGCACCTAATTGCTCTTTCATTTTGTGCCTCTTCAAATTAAGCTATAGTGCTAAACACCATATTTCAACAAAAATTTTCCCAAAATAGGGTATCATTCTTACTTTAATTATATCATAATTAGTTGTAGCAACATACTTCCAACCTATATAAGGAAATTCGCTTCGCTGTATCTTATCACTGTGCTCTCATATTGACAAACCGTCCAAAACGCTACTTAAAACTCTTTATCCAAGTTAACCTAGCATATACTGTTACCTTATGCTATGTAATAGCATATTTATATACTGTCAAATACTATTTTGACGAAGGAGCGATAATTTGAATTTTCAAGGACTAACAGGTAAAGTTATAACCCCTTGCGATAAAGAATATGCTATTTTAAGACTTGAATACAACCTGGACATTAACAAATTCCCTTTAGCCATTGTTTATTGTCATAATTATATAGATGTATCTAATGCAATTAAATGGTGCACGAGAAACTGCGTAGAACTCCGCGTTCGTACCAGAGGTCATAATTATGAAGGTTATTCAACAGGTACGGGTGTATTAGTAATTGATATATCTTGTATAAGTGAAGTTAATATAGATACTAAACATGATATTGCAGTAATACAGGCTGGTGCAAACCTTTTGAGCATATACTCAAAACTTGCCGATAAGGGTTATGGTTTCAATGGTGGTACATGTCCTACAGTTGGTATTTCTGGCTTAGTATTAGGAGGAGGAATAGGATTATCCTGTAGAAATTTCGGCTTAGTTACGGACAATCTTTTAGAAATACAACTAGTGAATGAACACGGCATTCTAATAATTGCAAATGATCACATCAACTCAGAGTTATTCTGGGCGTGTAGAGGCGCAGGTGGAGGAAATTTCGGAGTAGTAATATCTTATACCTTTAAAATTCATAAAGTGGACAAAATTACTGTTATACAGCTTAGATGGAATGAAGCCTCTAGGGAAGAGTTTTTTGACCTTTGGCAATGTTTCTTTAAAACTGCCACTGAAAAAATTAGCTGTTTCGCTGGTTTTAATAAAGAAGGCATCTATTTAAACGGATTTTTCTATGGAGATAAATTAGAAGCAGAAAAAATTCTAAAAGATTTTCTATTGCTTCCTGGTTTATTAGAAACTTCATCAATAGAATATGTACCTTTTATTTCTGCAGTAAAAGCTATTGCTTCTTTTTATGGACCTCCAAATAGATTTAAAGCCACCGGAAGATTTGTGTATAAGACGTTATCTGAAAGAAATATTAAAAAATTAGTCCAGTTCGTGGACAATAGTCCTGGCGAATATAATTGCTTTATTAGACTATACTCTTTAGGTGGTGCAATAAAAGAAGTACCTAGTAATAGCTCAGCATATTACTATAGAAAGGCCGAATATATTATTGGGATAACAGCGGACTTTAAAAAGGATGATGATTCAGAAATCTATAAAGAATGGGTCGCAGAGGTTTTACAATATGTTAACCCACTAACAAATGGAACGTATGTAAATTTCCCTTATGCAGAGCTTAAAAACTATGGAAATGCCTACTACGGTAAAAATTATCCTCTTCTTAGAGTGGTAAAAACAATATACGATCCCTGCAATATATTTAAATTTCAACAATCAATAAAACCTTTAATAATATAAAATTTTATAAAATCCTCAACTAATTAATTAGTCGAGGATTTTACTCATATACTCCTAGCAAATTCGCCTCGCTCATTAGAACCCCCGTTGGTCATGAATAAATTGTAAATACAATTTATTATCCTTATAAGGATGAGATGTTTGTAAATTTTAAACATGATAACTTAGATTTACCAGGACATAAATATGTTATACTGAAAGAAAAACCAAAACGCATAAAAGAAGGGAAAATACTAAAAATGGATACAAAAGAATTTCAAAAAAGATCTCTAGTTTCAATATTCTTCTCATATTTTAAACCACACAAGAATTTATTTATATTAGATATGTCATGTGCATTCTTAATTGCAGTTATTGACTTGTCATTTCCAGCAATAACTCGTTATTCTCTAAATAAACTAATACCTATTAATGCTTATAAAACTTTTATAACTATTATGGTGATTATGCTAATTGCTTATACATTAAGAGCCTTTTTCTACTATATAATAACGTACTATGGTCACTCTTTTGGTGTATTAGTAGAAGCAGATATAAGAAGCGATTTATTTCAACATATGCAGGAATTGTCTTATGGATACTTTGATAAAAACCGTACAGGTCAACTTATGAGTAGATTGACAGCAGATTTATTTGATATAACTGAGCTTGCTCATCATGGTCCTGAAGATGTTTTTATATCCACATTGACAATAATAGGATCACTAGGTATCTTATTTACTATTCAATGGAAATTAACTTTGGTTATTGCTTTAATCTTGCCTATATTTTTATTAGTTGTATGGTATAGACGTTCCGAAATGTCAAAAGCTTCTCTGGAAGTGAAAGAAAAAACTGCTTCTATAAATATAAATATTGAATCAGGGCTTTCAGGCATGAAAACAGCAAAAGCATTTGCAAATGAGAATTCAGAATTTGATAAGTTTAGTGTATCAAATGATGCTTTCAAAACATCTAAAACCAAATTTTATAAGACTATGGGATATTTCAATGCTACAATGGAATTTTTCCTTTGTATTTTGCCAGCAACAGTTATCTTAGTAGGTGGTATATTAATTATGAAAGGACAGATGAATCAAATTGATTTAATCACTTTTACTTTATATATTGCTACTTTTATAACTCCAATTAGAAAACTTTCAAACTTTGCTGAACTATTTGCAACAGGTGGAGCTGGACTTGTACGTTTTGTAGATATGATGCGTACTGAAACTGAAATGAAAAATGATCCTAATGCTATAGAACTAGGCAGAGTAAAAGGCGAATTAGATATTGAAAATATTAGCTTTTCTTATAAAAAAGGTATTCGAGTATTGCACAATATTTCTCTTCACGTTGATCCTGGCGAAACAATTGCAGTCGTAGGTCAATCAGGTGGAGGCAAATCAACACTATGCAAATTGATTCCCAGGTTCTATGATGTTGATGAAGGAAAAATTTTGCTTGACCATGTAGATATACGTAGTGTCACACAAGAATCTTTGCATAAAAATATTGGAGTTGTAGAACAAGAAATATTCCTTTTTGCTGATAGTATTCTCGAAAATATTAGATACGGTAGACCTGATGCTACTCCTAAGGAAGTTGCAATAGCCGCAAAACAGGCTGAGATTTATGATGATATTATGGCTATGTCTGATGGATTTAATACTTTTGTTGGCGAACGTGGTGCAATGCTTTCTGGTGGACAGAAACAACGTATTTCCATAGCCCGTATATTTCTAAAAAATCCACCATTCCTAATTTTAGACGAAGCAACTTCTGCCCTTGATAGTGTTACTGAATCTAAAATACAAGAAACTTTTGATAGTCTAATTATAGGCAGAACAACTTTTGTTATTGCTCATAGGTTATCAACAGTTAGAAATGCAGATAGAATTCTTGTATTTGATAGTGGAAATATTATTGAAGATGGAAATCACGAATGTTTAATGAAAAAAAACGGTATCTATGCTGAACTTTATAAAACTCAGCACATAAGTAAATAGTTGATTTCTGAATTTTAAACTAAAATACTTAGCAGATTGATTATATTAGCAAATTCGCTTCGCTCATAAAACCCCGTCGAGTAGACTCAGTGAATTGCTTTACCAAGCCCCTCACAGAGCCGGACGTGCCCAATTAAGGCATCCGGCTCCTTATATTATCATTCACCTAATATAGTTAATCGCTAGTTTATCTATAATTAACTATAATTTCCACAATTGTATCAATAACTCTTAGAATTTTAGATTCTCTTCTAAAATGAAAAAAGTAGTTAAGATTTAATCTTAGCTACTTTTAATATTTGTGTTATATAAAATAAGCTTGTAGATAATACCAATGGTTAATGCGGCAGATTACCTAATTTGTTTCTCCACTTTCTACTGTAGTTAAACCACTTTCACCATCCCATTTATACCATGTTAATACTTTAGAGCACTCAGCATTGCTAGAATCTGGATCATTAGGATCCCTTTCTAAAGAAGAGAGCTCTAGTAATCCATCTCCATCAATATCTTTAATTTCAGATGGGTAAAGTGAATATATATCGTCTATTGCTGGAGCAAGCTCTCCCTCTTTAATTATATAGAGGGATTGCTCTCCGCTGTGCATACCAATAATACCTGATACAAAAACTCCATTTATATCATCTTTAGCTTTTGAAATATTTATGCTCATACAATATTCGGCAGTAGTTTGTACTGTACTAAAAAGACTATATTCTCCATCAGTATATTTAAATAACTTGATGTTACTAGGTATATACTCCTCTGAAGAAGAATTCCTTTCAAATACCGCCACTTCAAGAACTCCATCATTGTCTATATCACCCACACTATAATAATTAGATGGATCTTTATCATATATATTTGTTTTTTTTACAAGTTCTGAATCTGCATATTTACTTAGAGCATTAATATACCCAGTATTATTTACAATGTTTATACCATACTTAACACATGTAGCATAAGCCTCTGCAGCTTCCTTATATTTATTATCATCAATCAGTGTAGCTGCTTTATCACTTTTAACCTCAAGGTATGATTTCTTAAAAGTATCATCATTTAACATACCTTTAGCTAAAAGTAATGCATTTTCCGCTTTAACATTATTTATTTTTGACTCACTTTGTATTAAATCTATAAATGCTATAGAACTTTCATCATTTACTTTATACTTTATTGAGCCCATTAACAGTGCTGCCTTATCTTCAAAATCTGTACTCTCAATAGCTTTACCATTAAATTTTGTTATTGTAATATTATCTATTAGGCTTTTCGCAACGGTCAGTCCAGTAGAATTACTAATCCACGTTCCTTTACTTGTTTGGATATAAATATCCCCTTCACTATGTACTAAAGCCTCACTTATAACATCTGCATTTTTAGAATCATTAGCATATCCTAATTCATAAACCGAAGATCCTATTAGTATAGAAAACTCGGGTACTGTAAAATCCACGGCTAAAGCTGGTATACTTAATTGCGCTACTATTAAACTCATTGCTAAAATCTTCTTAATATTGTTCATATTATTACGTCCCCCTTTAATATCTATCAAAAATAACTCTATAATTATACTAATTTAGAACTTAATACTATATTTATATGTATTAATACTCTTGTATTAACATCGAATAAAATTTATCTTTCTTTACTATTTAATTAAATTTTATTTGCAAATATAAAAACCTAAGCACTAACTCTATCTCCCTTTGAAAACAAATTACAATTAATGCCACTAGATAATAATGCAAAGGCATAAGGAGGGTTCCTAATTTTAACAAAATAACATTTAAACTATACCTATAAAGTTTGTTAAATTAAGCTTTACGACATTTAATTTTAATTTACGTTGGAATTTATATATTAAAATTAAGTTAGGGATAAAATTAAACCTTATGGAGAAAATATAAATTATAATTATGTTCAAAAATAAAGGAGGAATGAGTTATTTATGAATACAAATCAAATTAAATCTGAAATATATAAAAATAATTTATTATCTGAACTAGGAGTAGAATTATATAAATTAAATAATAAAGATATTGAGTGTTTAGACGATGCTATATTATTTAGTAATGAAAAAGATAGACTTAAAACTTTATTAAAAGAAGGGTATGGGGTTGAATCCTTTTCTTAGATTAAATTAAAATAACATGTTTTATCATAGTAAAATTAATTCCTAATTCTTTTGCAGTCTCCATTTTAAATTAATACAATCCAGCTTTACAAATTAAAGGGAAGTAAGTGAATTGGTAGAAATGTTTAAACTATACTGTTAAAGCTTTTATTTATTGGACTTTATTATAATATTCAAAAATCATATCCCTCTATTTACAGTTAATTTGTAAGTATAAAAATACTTGAAATCGGATAATATAGTGTTGATATAAAAAAATAGAGGAGTGATATTACATGAACATAGAAGATAAAAAAATATCTAAAGACAACAAAATTAATTGTGGAAATTTGGATGAAGCAGAAAAAAATATATTAAAAGGATGGAAATCCGATGTGGATGTGGATGTAGAACTTGGTCAAGAATTAGGCGATCTTAAAAGCCAAATAAACACTATTAATTCTACATTAAATCAGCTTAAAACAACTAGTGGCTCAAATTCTACTGAAAGTCAACAAAGCCAAAATCAACAAAGTGAACAAACAGCTTCACAGTTAATGAATCAAATTCAAAGCCTTAGGCAACAAGCTCAGCAGCAACAACAACAAGCTCAAGATCAATTGAAAGGTTCTATTAAGAATGCTATGGATGCATTAAATCAAGCTGACCAACAAATAACTTGTAACCAAGGATTTAGTCAAATGAGTCAAATCATAGATCAAGCTCAACAACAATTAAATACTATGACACAATCACAAAATTCAAATACAAATTCAAATTCAAATTCAAATTCAAATAATTGCAAATAATATATTAAGATACATATGATGTGCAAATTACATTAGTTTGTAAAAAAATTAAAGCCTAGCGTAATTGCTAGACTTTAATTTTTTTAAACAGTTTAAACGTTTAAAGTTGAAGTACTTTTAAATTGAATACTATTTATTTCACTTGCTTAAAGTGAATATATCTTATTGAAATAACTACCAAGGTAATGATTGTCCATGGAATAATCACATTGATATTAGTAAAGGGATTTTGCTGTGCATTTATACCTTCTATAAAAGCAAAAACTACAAACATCAAGTCTAACCAATTAATAAATAAGATTACATTAGTTAATTTTTTGATACTTTTTTCACCATTTGTAACATTATTTTTATAAACTGAACGACAAAGAAATATTAGTTGTGCAGAAGCTAAAGTAAGGACTAGTACTAAAGAACTAAAATCATTATTACCTGCATAGTTCTTAATAACAAAGTCTATAATTAATAAAATATTGAATACAATTGTAATTAAGGATAATTTGAAAATTAAGGGGACTGTTTTTTTTATCATATACACACACTCCTAATACATAATGTTATATTTTTATAGCTTTATTACATTATTCAAGGCCAATTTCATACTATATAGTATAAATCTTTATATTTTAATACACAAATCTAATTTAAATAACTTGATTTAATTCTTGTAATATATTGGTTGTTTTACACCATTATAAATAGTGTTCCCTGCTATTCCTATACCGTAATAGTAAGCGGCCGTTACAGGAAGAGTACTTTCTGGTGCACCAATTAAATCTGCTACTGCGATTCCAGTTCCTACAACACCCAAACCAACTTGGAAGAAATTTGACCCGCCATTTATACTTTCAACCTAGTGATCATCAAGACCTATAAAATTAGAACTAATTGCAAATTAAGTGTACCATAAATACTGATGTTGTATGATAATGTGTTTTTTGACAAGTGTACTTGTCGAAAAGTTAGAATAATGGTATACTATACGCATAGATAGTAAAAGGAGTTTGTTAATTATGAACAAAGAAGAAATTTTTAAAAAAAGCAAACATGAAAATTTATGGGAAGATGAAAGGAGTAAACAAGTTACAATAAAATCAGAAAAAGATGCAGCACAAATAGCAACTTTCATAATAGCATTAGTTATGTTTTGGAAGATGTATCATAAAATGCCTTTTAATGATTTGTTTGGAATTATTTTTATTCAACCTGCAATTACTTTTCTTTATAAGTATAAAAATAAAACAGAAGGAAAGTTATATTTATTTTTTGGAATTACACTGCTATGCGTCTCAATTATATTCTTATTAGATTTCTTTATTAATGGAGCTAACTAAATATGGAAAAATTAACTTTGAAAAACAAACTAAGAGTTGCAAGAGCAGAAAAAAAGCTAACTCAAGATGGTTTAGCTGAAATGATTGGAGTTTCTCGGCAAACAATAAGTTCAATTGAAACTGGACAATTTTGTCCAACTGCGAAACTTGCACTTATCCTTTGCATTTCATTGGATATGAAGTTTGAAGAGTTATTTTACTTTGATTAAGCGACATTCTAATTATATTGCATAAAACAAAAAACCATACTATCGGTATAATGTTTAGATATTCAAATTCTTTCGTAATAAAAGATACTCTCTATTTAAAATCTCCATTGAGATATTACACCGGCTATACCGGATATTTCATATACTAGATTCTTTAAAGCGGCTCTAACAGCTCCAGACTTTTCTGCCGCAGATGTTGCACCTGTTAATAACATAGCAGCCTCTTTAACACTACCTATTACCTTTATAAATTTCCTTATTTTAGCTATTTTAGCTATAGGAACTGCAAGTGTTATTCCCATTGCACCTATAGCACCTATACATTTCGTTATTTTCCACGCACTAGGATTAGCAACTATAGGGAAAACATTATTTTTAGTGAACTCTACTACTTGAATTACTTTATTGCCTTCAACCCTGTAATAAGTAGGTACATTACTTCCATTTGCGTCTTTAGCCCATGGAGGAGAAATTAGACTAGTAATAACATTATCTTTATTTACTACAAAAACTTCTTTCGTATCGCATTCAGATCCCAAGTATTCTTTTGCAGTTATTAATCTGCTGCCTTTTGGAAGAATAAATTCAAAAGTATAATCTTTGCTAGCACTTAGATTATTAATAATAACTAAACTTCTAAATCCATCGTTGGTAGGTTGTAATGCAACGTTTGCATTACTATTTCCCTCATTATTATATATAATTGTACCATTGGCACTTATTGTAGAATTAGTATTGTTCGCTTCTTTTGGTAATAACATTTCAAATGAGTTTGTTTTGTTTTCTAAATCAGAAACTCTTACATGATCAGTTCCATTACTAGGCAAATTAATCTTTGTATTGTCAGTATAAAGATCTTCATTCAGTTTTGACTTAATAATATCTGACACACCTGTCTTTTCTTCAATGCTACGACTTAAACCACTAGCTCTTTCCTTGTCGTTATTTGCACCTACTGCACTAACAAGATTAGTAGGGAAAATAAGTAATCCGATTAAAATAGTTATTAATACTTTTTTCATTAATATAACCCCCTATTTTTTTTAATCTTATGTATATAAGCTGAAGTATACTTTTAGTTACTTTCAGCAGTTTTAACTAAAAACATTTAATAAATATTCAATTAGTGATTATCTTTTTTAACTTTGGTAAATCCATTTCACCATCTAAATATTCTTTAACTTTTCCATTTTCTATTACAATAACTATTGGGATATAATCAACACCTAAACCTTTCAAATATTCGCTTATTAATTGTTTTTGTTTTCCAGTTGACTCTGTATTAAAGAACTCCTCATATTTATGTATAAAACTAAATCTTACCTTTCCCACCGGCTATAATATACATCCTATCAGGTTGCACCTCTTTAAACATACTACTCTGTAAAAATTTCAAATACAACAAAAAAAGCATGAAACGTCTGTTTTTCGACATAAAAATACATTTTATAATTTTTAGATTAAATTGTAATATTAAAATAGCCCTCCCCAATGCAAATGTAACATA
This window of the Clostridium estertheticum genome carries:
- a CDS encoding methyl-accepting chemotaxis protein, coding for MASQSNLLALNAAIEAARAGDAGRGFGVVASEIKKLSQLSSESAKKVFKTLLEIQKSIIKITDVINSSSLIADSQAAATQEITATLEEITASAEILAKISKME
- a CDS encoding ABC transporter ATP-binding protein codes for the protein MFVNFKHDNLDLPGHKYVILKEKPKRIKEGKILKMDTKEFQKRSLVSIFFSYFKPHKNLFILDMSCAFLIAVIDLSFPAITRYSLNKLIPINAYKTFITIMVIMLIAYTLRAFFYYIITYYGHSFGVLVEADIRSDLFQHMQELSYGYFDKNRTGQLMSRLTADLFDITELAHHGPEDVFISTLTIIGSLGILFTIQWKLTLVIALILPIFLLVVWYRRSEMSKASLEVKEKTASININIESGLSGMKTAKAFANENSEFDKFSVSNDAFKTSKTKFYKTMGYFNATMEFFLCILPATVILVGGILIMKGQMNQIDLITFTLYIATFITPIRKLSNFAELFATGGAGLVRFVDMMRTETEMKNDPNAIELGRVKGELDIENISFSYKKGIRVLHNISLHVDPGETIAVVGQSGGGKSTLCKLIPRFYDVDEGKILLDHVDIRSVTQESLHKNIGVVEQEIFLFADSILENIRYGRPDATPKEVAIAAKQAEIYDDIMAMSDGFNTFVGERGAMLSGGQKQRISIARIFLKNPPFLILDEATSALDSVTESKIQETFDSLIIGRTTFVIAHRLSTVRNADRILVFDSGNIIEDGNHECLMKKNGIYAELYKTQHISK
- a CDS encoding L,D-transpeptidase family protein; the protein is METEVQESAIKPIRKRKKIVLGIIISILILLIIYFGMAIYFMNHFYFGSVINSINVSGKSVEDVNKQMASEIQTYKLNIKERGGKNEQIRGAEIGLKYDANADFKVFKDKQNPYKWILAVFNTKDSKMIAKVKYDEDLLKEKLGRLSCFDSSKVVEPKNASYKYTENGYVIVAEIIGNKGDKDILYNYAIDAVSTGKAIIDLESINYYVKPEYTSKSLKVVATRDMLNKYVSSKITYTFGKDKEILDGTTINKWFTVDENNEITFNEKYVESYMDVLASKYNTVAKTRNFVSSSGKKINIGGGSYGWSINKVKETKDLISMIKQGKSIEREPAYYQTALARGNDDIGNTYVEIDLTGQHLWFYKNGKLITQGDVVTGNAGSDKTRTPSGIYKIDYKETNATLVGENYASPVKFWMPFNKGIGIHDASWRSNFGGALYKTGGSHGCVNSPYEVAKTIFNNIEVGTPVVCY
- a CDS encoding helix-turn-helix transcriptional regulator, with protein sequence MEKLTLKNKLRVARAEKKLTQDGLAEMIGVSRQTISSIETGQFCPTAKLALILCISLDMKFEELFYFD
- a CDS encoding DUF6442 family protein codes for the protein MNKEEIFKKSKHENLWEDERSKQVTIKSEKDAAQIATFIIALVMFWKMYHKMPFNDLFGIIFIQPAITFLYKYKNKTEGKLYLFFGITLLCVSIIFLLDFFINGAN
- a CDS encoding FAD-binding oxidoreductase, whose amino-acid sequence is MNFQGLTGKVITPCDKEYAILRLEYNLDINKFPLAIVYCHNYIDVSNAIKWCTRNCVELRVRTRGHNYEGYSTGTGVLVIDISCISEVNIDTKHDIAVIQAGANLLSIYSKLADKGYGFNGGTCPTVGISGLVLGGGIGLSCRNFGLVTDNLLEIQLVNEHGILIIANDHINSELFWACRGAGGGNFGVVISYTFKIHKVDKITVIQLRWNEASREEFFDLWQCFFKTATEKISCFAGFNKEGIYLNGFFYGDKLEAEKILKDFLLLPGLLETSSIEYVPFISAVKAIASFYGPPNRFKATGRFVYKTLSERNIKKLVQFVDNSPGEYNCFIRLYSLGGAIKEVPSNSSAYYYRKAEYIIGITADFKKDDDSEIYKEWVAEVLQYVNPLTNGTYVNFPYAELKNYGNAYYGKNYPLLRVVKTIYDPCNIFKFQQSIKPLII